Proteins encoded within one genomic window of Schaalia sp. HMT-172:
- a CDS encoding Asp23/Gls24 family envelope stress response protein, whose product MAASDSAVTQSRPSHEKEPYLTQRGTTTIPANVVARIAAQAAFEFATVGSNAGGVLGIGSRRNFGSRPEATCQLYGQRAILHLDLGLVFPTPLSSTLEDLRAHVSDRVEKLCGMNVGKVTVDISWLNPSNRVRKPLR is encoded by the coding sequence GTGGCCGCGTCTGACTCCGCAGTCACGCAGTCGAGGCCGTCGCACGAGAAGGAGCCCTACCTGACACAGCGCGGCACCACGACTATCCCGGCCAATGTAGTCGCCCGAATCGCCGCTCAAGCCGCGTTTGAGTTCGCCACCGTAGGCTCGAACGCAGGTGGAGTCCTCGGAATTGGTTCCCGCCGAAACTTCGGATCTCGCCCCGAGGCCACGTGCCAACTCTATGGGCAGCGCGCAATCCTCCATCTGGACCTCGGCCTCGTCTTCCCCACCCCCTTGTCCTCCACTCTCGAGGACCTGCGCGCACACGTGAGTGATCGCGTCGAGAAGCTGTGCGGGATGAACGTTGGCAAGGTAACCGTCGACATATCCTGGCTCAACCCGAGCAATCGCGTCAGGAAACCCCTGAGATGA
- the xseA gene encoding exodeoxyribonuclease VII large subunit produces the protein MLKDVTSPHRLAAPPPGGSPQPRPPAAKAADTTRDNPWPLRRLTENIKVYVDRMSPLWVEGQVVEYKVRPGAKMHFLTLRDLQTDTSMTVTAWAGVMDSTPLTEGARVVTRVKPVFWERSGRLNLQAAEIHLQGVGDLLAQIEALRARLAAEGLFSDARKKPLPFLPRTIGLICGRGAKAEDDVVVNASERWPAARFEIREVAVQGDHCVPEVGRALTELDAMDGVDVIVIARGGGAVEDLLPFSDERLVRAVAGARTPIVSAIGHEGDSPLLDLVADYRASTPTDAARRIVPDRARERDGISQALTRMRGALGARLATERSNLTLIASRAVLQGPEAIVEGHRTALTQRVTAMRSAIERRLASERQRLTRSRATLTALSPQATLDRGYALLKTPSGALITSSAQVKKGDLIEGILASGRMVAQVVGATSPTPPTDAPTIDA, from the coding sequence ATGCTGAAGGACGTGACATCGCCTCATCGTCTCGCCGCGCCGCCTCCCGGCGGCTCGCCACAGCCTCGTCCGCCCGCCGCGAAGGCGGCCGACACGACGCGCGATAATCCGTGGCCGCTGCGCCGACTGACGGAAAACATCAAGGTGTACGTGGACCGCATGAGCCCCCTGTGGGTGGAGGGCCAGGTCGTCGAATACAAGGTGCGCCCCGGCGCGAAAATGCACTTTTTGACGCTGCGCGACCTCCAGACCGACACGTCGATGACGGTAACCGCGTGGGCGGGCGTCATGGACTCCACGCCGCTGACCGAGGGCGCGCGCGTGGTCACGCGCGTGAAACCCGTGTTCTGGGAGCGCTCGGGGCGCCTCAACCTGCAGGCCGCAGAGATACACCTGCAGGGCGTGGGCGACCTGTTGGCCCAGATCGAGGCGCTGCGCGCCCGCCTGGCGGCCGAAGGCCTGTTCTCTGACGCACGCAAGAAGCCGCTGCCGTTCCTGCCGCGCACGATCGGCCTGATCTGCGGGCGGGGCGCCAAGGCGGAGGACGACGTGGTCGTCAACGCGTCCGAACGGTGGCCCGCCGCGCGCTTCGAAATCCGCGAGGTTGCGGTGCAGGGCGACCACTGCGTGCCCGAGGTGGGCCGCGCCCTGACCGAACTGGACGCCATGGATGGCGTGGACGTCATCGTCATCGCGCGCGGCGGCGGCGCCGTCGAAGACCTCCTCCCCTTCTCCGACGAGCGCCTCGTGCGCGCCGTCGCGGGCGCACGCACGCCCATCGTCTCCGCGATCGGCCACGAGGGCGACTCTCCCCTGCTGGACCTCGTCGCCGACTACCGGGCCTCGACCCCCACGGACGCGGCCCGCCGCATCGTGCCCGACCGCGCCCGAGAGCGCGACGGCATCTCCCAGGCCCTCACCCGCATGCGCGGGGCGCTGGGCGCGCGCCTGGCGACGGAGCGCTCGAACCTGACGCTCATCGCGTCGCGCGCGGTCCTCCAGGGCCCGGAGGCCATCGTTGAGGGGCACCGAACGGCCCTCACGCAGCGCGTCACGGCGATGCGCTCGGCGATCGAACGCCGCCTCGCATCCGAACGCCAGCGGCTGACGCGCTCGCGCGCGACGCTGACCGCCCTGTCCCCGCAGGCGACCCTCGACCGCGGGTACGCGCTCCTGAAGACCCCGTCGGGCGCGCTCATCACCTCCTCGGCGCAGGTGAAGAAGGGCGACCTCATCGAAGGCATCCTCGCGTCGGGCCGCATGGTCGCCCAAGTCGTGGGTGCCACCAGCCCCACTCCTCCCACGGACGCACCCACTATCGACGCCTGA
- a CDS encoding isoprenyl transferase, producing MGQWNMLYDMYERRLKAELSDAAVPKHIGVILDGNRRWAKSLGATASQGHRAGAGKISEFLQWSEDAGVSIVTLWLLSTDNLSRDAGELGELLRIICEAVSLLADQGRWKLAVVGDLALLPEKVGEDLRSSVARTADVQGMTVNIAVGYGGRHEITEAVRAMMREASAQGRTLDELADSFTDADITAHLYTKDQPDPDLVIRTSGEQRLSGFMLWQSVHSEYYFCEVYWPDFRRVDFLRALRSYAQRERRMGK from the coding sequence ATGGGCCAGTGGAACATGCTCTACGACATGTATGAGCGTCGCCTGAAAGCCGAGTTGTCCGACGCGGCCGTGCCCAAACATATCGGCGTCATCTTGGATGGGAACCGCCGCTGGGCGAAGTCGCTGGGTGCCACGGCCTCCCAGGGACACCGCGCGGGCGCGGGCAAGATCAGCGAGTTCCTCCAGTGGTCGGAGGACGCGGGCGTCTCCATCGTGACGCTGTGGCTGCTTTCCACCGACAATCTCTCGCGCGACGCGGGCGAGCTGGGCGAGCTGCTGCGCATCATCTGCGAGGCTGTGTCTCTCCTGGCCGACCAGGGGCGCTGGAAGCTGGCGGTCGTCGGCGACCTGGCCCTGCTGCCCGAGAAGGTGGGTGAGGACCTGCGTTCTTCCGTCGCGCGCACCGCGGACGTGCAGGGGATGACCGTCAATATCGCGGTGGGCTACGGCGGCCGACACGAGATCACCGAGGCCGTCCGCGCCATGATGCGCGAGGCCTCCGCCCAGGGACGCACCCTCGACGAGCTCGCCGACTCCTTCACGGACGCGGACATCACCGCCCACCTGTACACGAAGGACCAGCCCGACCCCGACCTCGTCATCCGCACCTCGGGGGAGCAGCGCCTGTCCGGTTTCATGCTGTGGCAGTCCGTGCACTCCGAGTACTACTTCTGCGAGGTGTACTGGCCCGACTTCCGCCGCGTCGACTTCCTGCGTGCCCTGCGCTCCTACGCCCAGCGCGAGCGTCGCATGGGCAAGTAG
- a CDS encoding 4-hydroxy-3-methylbut-2-enyl diphosphate reductase, translating into MSENVDLRASADSPLPASHGEGNGRILLAAPRGYCAGVDRAVDVVEKALELYGAPVYVRKEIVHNKFVVESLTKRGAIFVQETDEVPEGARVVFSAHGVSPAVHEAAATRHLATIDATCPLVTKVHREAVRFAKEDYDIILVGHQGHEEVEGTFGEAPEHIQVVGTPDEVEGVVVRDPSRVVWISQTTLSVDETRETVDRLRQRFPQLIDPPSDDICYATQNRQGAVKHIAPQVDVMVVVGSANSSNSVRLVEVALEAGAGSAYRVDKADELQEAWFEGARTVGLTSGASVPEILVRDVIEWLQARGFPTVEVARTETESTTFALPRDLRADLKNAGMAPARPHAPRVAGPNHTK; encoded by the coding sequence ATGAGCGAAAACGTCGACCTGCGTGCCAGCGCCGATTCCCCCCTGCCCGCCTCCCACGGAGAGGGAAATGGCCGCATCCTCTTGGCCGCGCCCCGCGGATACTGCGCCGGCGTGGACCGTGCCGTCGACGTCGTCGAAAAGGCCCTGGAGCTGTACGGCGCGCCCGTGTACGTGCGCAAGGAGATCGTGCACAACAAGTTCGTCGTCGAGTCGCTGACCAAGCGCGGCGCGATCTTCGTCCAGGAGACCGACGAGGTGCCCGAGGGGGCGCGCGTCGTCTTCTCCGCGCACGGCGTCTCCCCGGCCGTCCACGAGGCCGCCGCCACCCGCCACCTCGCGACAATTGACGCGACCTGCCCGCTGGTGACCAAGGTTCACCGCGAGGCCGTGCGTTTCGCGAAGGAGGACTACGACATCATCCTGGTGGGGCATCAGGGCCACGAGGAGGTCGAGGGCACGTTCGGCGAGGCGCCGGAGCATATTCAGGTCGTGGGCACCCCCGACGAGGTCGAGGGCGTCGTCGTGCGCGACCCCTCGCGCGTCGTGTGGATCTCCCAGACCACGCTCTCCGTCGACGAGACCCGCGAGACCGTGGACCGCCTGCGTCAGCGTTTCCCGCAGCTCATCGACCCGCCGTCGGACGATATCTGCTACGCCACGCAGAATCGCCAGGGCGCCGTCAAGCATATTGCGCCGCAGGTGGACGTCATGGTGGTCGTCGGGTCGGCGAACTCGTCGAACTCGGTGCGCCTCGTCGAGGTCGCGCTCGAGGCAGGGGCGGGCTCCGCGTATCGCGTCGACAAGGCCGACGAACTGCAGGAGGCCTGGTTTGAGGGCGCTCGCACCGTGGGTCTCACGTCGGGGGCCTCCGTGCCCGAGATCCTGGTGCGCGACGTCATCGAATGGCTGCAAGCGCGCGGATTCCCCACCGTCGAGGTGGCCCGCACCGAAACCGAATCGACGACCTTCGCGCTGCCGCGCGACCTGCGCGCCGACCTGAAGAACGCCGGAATGGCGCCCGCGCGCCCCCACGCGCCGCGTGTGGCCGGGCCAAACCACACGAAGTAG
- a CDS encoding exodeoxyribonuclease VII small subunit, with amino-acid sequence MTTNDQLPDPQSLGYEEARDELVRIVQTLEGGQAPLEDTLTMWERGEALAARCSQILDGAQARLSGRATPPTPEAR; translated from the coding sequence ATGACCACGAACGACCAGCTCCCCGATCCCCAGTCCCTCGGCTACGAGGAGGCGCGCGACGAGCTCGTGCGCATCGTCCAAACCCTCGAGGGCGGGCAGGCACCGCTCGAGGACACTCTCACCATGTGGGAGCGCGGCGAGGCACTGGCGGCGCGCTGTTCTCAGATTCTGGACGGTGCGCAGGCGCGTCTTTCTGGACGCGCGACGCCCCCGACCCCCGAAGCACGCTAA
- the ychF gene encoding redox-regulated ATPase YchF, which translates to MSLTIGIAGLPNVGKSTLFNALTRATVLAANYPFATIEPNVGVVPLPDPRLNKLAEIFGSQRILPATVSFVDIAGIVRGASEGEGLGNQFLANIREADAICQVTRAFSDPDVVHVDGKVDPASDIETIKTELILADMQTIEKQIPRLEKEVRGKKTEPIILETARAALELLERGELLSGPEGAKLDQDALRSFQLMTSKPFIFVFNMDAAEMDNEEMKDELRSLVAPAEAIFLDAQFEAELVELDDEDAREMLAESGQDESGLDKLARVGFDTLGLQTYLTAGEKEARAWTIHKGDTAPKAAGVIHTDFEKGFIKAEVVSYDDLVEAGSMAAAKAAGKVRMEGKDYVMHDGDVVEFRFNV; encoded by the coding sequence GTGTCTCTTACTATCGGTATCGCTGGACTGCCCAACGTCGGCAAGTCCACCCTGTTCAACGCCCTGACCCGCGCGACCGTGCTCGCCGCGAACTACCCGTTTGCGACCATTGAGCCCAACGTCGGCGTCGTGCCCCTGCCCGACCCGCGCCTGAACAAGCTCGCGGAGATCTTCGGCTCCCAGCGCATCCTGCCCGCCACCGTGTCCTTCGTGGACATCGCCGGCATCGTGCGCGGCGCCTCCGAGGGTGAAGGCCTGGGCAACCAGTTCCTCGCCAACATTCGCGAGGCCGACGCGATCTGCCAGGTCACGCGCGCCTTCTCGGACCCCGACGTCGTGCACGTCGACGGCAAGGTGGACCCGGCCTCGGACATTGAGACCATCAAGACTGAGCTGATCCTCGCCGACATGCAGACGATCGAGAAGCAGATCCCGCGCCTCGAGAAGGAGGTGCGCGGCAAGAAGACCGAGCCGATCATCCTTGAGACCGCGCGTGCGGCTCTGGAGCTGCTGGAGCGCGGCGAGCTGTTGTCTGGCCCCGAGGGCGCCAAGCTGGACCAGGACGCGCTGCGTTCCTTCCAGCTCATGACGTCGAAGCCCTTCATTTTCGTGTTCAACATGGACGCCGCGGAGATGGACAACGAGGAGATGAAGGACGAGCTGCGCTCCCTGGTCGCGCCTGCCGAGGCGATCTTCCTGGATGCCCAGTTCGAGGCCGAGCTGGTCGAACTGGACGACGAGGATGCCCGTGAGATGCTCGCCGAATCCGGCCAGGACGAGTCCGGCCTGGACAAGCTGGCCCGCGTCGGCTTCGACACCCTGGGCCTGCAGACCTACCTCACCGCAGGCGAGAAGGAAGCGCGCGCTTGGACGATCCACAAGGGCGACACCGCCCCCAAGGCCGCCGGCGTCATCCACACGGACTTCGAGAAGGGCTTCATCAAGGCCGAGGTCGTCTCCTACGACGACCTGGTCGAGGCCGGCTCCATGGCCGCCGCGAAGGCCGCCGGCAAGGTCCGCATGGAAGGCAAGGACTACGTGATGCACGACGGTGACGTCGTTGAGTTCAGGTTTAATGTTTAA
- a CDS encoding carbohydrate kinase has translation MTVQSGPHILAIGEALIDVVITYEQPDFPVEVPGGSPANVALTLGRLGRPVALATWIGLDERGRLIDFHMYDSGVHVTGASRGASHTSTALARLDESGAASYTFDLEWAPAPPITVPPTAQIIEAGSISAIIEPGASAVLDALTRGREHALVCFDPNARPSIMGEPEAALASLERFIALADVVKVSDEDIEWLTGGAPIDEVVERWLGMGPALVVVTRGKHGSLAVTSSGLRFTKTPSDVKVVDTVGAGDSFMGGIIDAMWGMGLRGADARETLRTLPEEQVRAIIDRASAVSDVTVSRKGANPPWAHELS, from the coding sequence ATGACGGTGCAATCTGGCCCCCACATTCTCGCGATCGGCGAGGCGCTCATCGACGTCGTCATCACGTACGAGCAGCCCGACTTCCCCGTTGAGGTCCCAGGTGGCTCTCCCGCGAACGTCGCCCTGACGCTGGGTCGCCTCGGCCGCCCGGTGGCGCTGGCGACCTGGATCGGTCTGGACGAGCGCGGCCGCCTCATCGACTTCCACATGTACGATTCCGGCGTGCACGTCACCGGGGCCTCGCGCGGTGCCTCGCACACGTCGACGGCGCTGGCACGCCTGGACGAGTCGGGGGCCGCCTCCTACACCTTCGACCTGGAGTGGGCGCCGGCTCCACCAATCACCGTTCCGCCTACCGCTCAGATCATCGAGGCGGGCTCGATTTCGGCGATCATCGAGCCGGGCGCCTCCGCCGTTCTTGACGCGCTGACCCGCGGCCGCGAGCACGCGCTCGTGTGCTTCGACCCGAACGCACGCCCCTCGATCATGGGCGAACCCGAGGCTGCCCTCGCCTCCCTCGAGCGTTTCATCGCGCTGGCGGACGTCGTCAAGGTGTCGGATGAGGACATCGAGTGGCTGACGGGCGGCGCTCCCATTGACGAGGTCGTGGAGCGTTGGCTCGGCATGGGACCGGCGCTCGTCGTCGTCACGCGCGGCAAGCACGGGAGCCTCGCCGTCACCTCCTCGGGCCTGCGCTTCACGAAGACCCCGAGCGACGTCAAGGTCGTCGACACGGTCGGCGCGGGCGACTCCTTCATGGGCGGCATCATCGACGCCATGTGGGGGATGGGCCTGCGCGGCGCCGACGCGCGCGAGACTCTGCGTACCCTGCCCGAGGAGCAGGTCCGCGCGATCATCGACCGCGCGAGCGCCGTGTCCGACGTGACCGTGTCACGCAAGGGCGCGAACCCGCCTTGGGCGCACGAACTGTCCTGA
- a CDS encoding DUF6286 domain-containing protein yields the protein MRTPVPPIVYRPTRSAPATLLALLLLIVGGLGTWLTAYRFLTGDWPQRTVTMLGEVGAASLGSIAVLVAAGIAAAFGLFLLIAALWPGRPKHVAFLPDDIPGQTALHRSDLAILVKRHVEQLATIRSASATVRRSRVDVVVFSDADDLDAVREAASKRTNEALEVFNPEGISRSRVRAKRVS from the coding sequence ATGAGAACACCCGTACCGCCAATCGTTTATCGCCCGACCCGGAGCGCACCTGCCACCCTCTTGGCGTTGCTGCTCCTCATTGTCGGAGGCCTCGGCACGTGGCTGACCGCGTACCGCTTCCTCACAGGGGACTGGCCACAGCGCACCGTGACCATGCTTGGCGAGGTTGGCGCGGCATCCCTCGGTTCCATCGCCGTGCTTGTCGCAGCCGGAATCGCCGCCGCCTTTGGTCTCTTCCTCCTGATCGCAGCGCTGTGGCCTGGCCGCCCCAAGCACGTCGCTTTTCTTCCCGACGATATCCCCGGGCAGACAGCACTTCACCGTTCTGACCTGGCAATCCTCGTGAAGAGGCACGTCGAACAGCTCGCCACGATTCGGTCCGCTTCCGCCACGGTGCGCAGGTCGCGAGTCGACGTGGTCGTCTTCAGTGACGCGGATGATTTAGACGCCGTGCGCGAAGCAGCGTCCAAGAGGACCAACGAGGCGCTGGAGGTTTTCAACCCCGAGGGCATCTCCCGCAGCCGCGTCCGCGCCAAGCGCGTGAGCTGA